In Cupriavidus taiwanensis, the following are encoded in one genomic region:
- a CDS encoding DUF4123 domain-containing protein encodes MYYAVESRDPGIWLDGLLQRIDGTPSVHWCALVDGVFDHKGRPFTALAQRYPLYSDAGALRDLVPASPYLLPLDGMASVERRDLLAALGTHCQGRPMLSFVASWQSAERLAALWQPCLQPIIADDDTPYLLRFADTRVLSALPAVLSQQGWDRLTAPLVQWHLVNREGALEMLPLAEPRAEPEAYPNEPLVLSQDELDRMVDAAMPDAVLDLMYREALLPEIERAEAYRLVARSCGVARMYRIEAALDIALLALYAMARGEASLEAPELLQWLGRSRQSESTFREYLLSGLGDGGAL; translated from the coding sequence ATGTATTACGCAGTCGAGTCGCGCGATCCTGGGATATGGCTGGATGGGCTGCTACAGCGCATCGACGGTACGCCAAGCGTCCACTGGTGTGCCCTGGTCGATGGCGTGTTTGACCATAAGGGCAGGCCCTTCACGGCACTGGCGCAGCGTTATCCACTGTACAGCGATGCCGGCGCGCTCCGCGACCTGGTGCCGGCATCGCCTTACCTGTTGCCGCTTGATGGCATGGCGAGCGTCGAACGGCGCGACTTGCTGGCAGCGCTAGGTACGCACTGCCAAGGGCGACCGATGCTGAGCTTTGTGGCCTCATGGCAATCCGCGGAACGCCTGGCGGCGTTGTGGCAGCCTTGCCTGCAGCCGATCATTGCGGACGATGACACCCCCTATCTGCTGCGCTTTGCCGATACGCGCGTGCTGTCAGCGCTGCCTGCGGTCTTGAGCCAGCAAGGGTGGGACCGGCTGACTGCGCCGCTTGTGCAGTGGCATCTTGTGAACCGCGAAGGCGCGCTCGAGATGCTACCTCTCGCAGAACCAAGGGCCGAACCCGAGGCATATCCGAACGAGCCACTGGTGCTGTCTCAGGACGAGCTGGACCGGATGGTCGACGCGGCCATGCCTGATGCTGTGCTGGACTTGATGTACCGGGAGGCACTTCTTCCCGAGATTGAAAGGGCAGAAGCGTATCGCCTTGTGGCGCGGTCCTGTGGGGTGGCCAGGATGTATCGGATTGAAGCAGCGTTGGATATCGCGCTGCTTGCGCTTTATGCGATGGCTAGGGGAGAGGCGAGTCTGGAGGCGCCGGAGCTTCTGCAATGGCTGGGTAGATCGCGACAATCGGAATCGACGTTTCGGGAATACTTGCTTTCGGGGCTAGGCGATGGAGGTGCGCTGTGA
- a CDS encoding DUF3304 domain-containing protein produces MIRCLFLVLLSIALLGIAACGKTEAPKVAVEEEDDTLGGQIGVLNYTDIPIGVVYVNGQWAGGMVANAGGTKWIGGISVPKQWDPNFKVTIKWSDDELFEKDKKALYTKEVPVEKYPPEGGSYFYVAFYPDQEVKLYLTDWLPGWEADPYRLEDPTDACLRRKASKDRETCYAKKYREEYRALQDLPEQRK; encoded by the coding sequence ATGATCCGATGTCTTTTCCTTGTATTGCTGTCCATAGCACTGCTGGGCATTGCCGCGTGCGGCAAAACTGAAGCGCCAAAGGTCGCCGTCGAGGAAGAGGACGACACACTCGGCGGCCAGATCGGCGTGCTCAACTACACCGACATTCCGATTGGCGTGGTGTACGTCAATGGTCAATGGGCTGGAGGGATGGTGGCGAACGCCGGCGGGACAAAATGGATTGGTGGAATTTCGGTACCCAAACAATGGGACCCCAACTTTAAGGTCACGATCAAGTGGAGCGACGATGAGCTTTTCGAGAAGGACAAAAAGGCGCTCTATACCAAAGAGGTTCCGGTCGAAAAGTATCCGCCCGAAGGGGGGTCTTATTTCTATGTGGCGTTTTACCCGGATCAGGAGGTCAAACTATATTTGACCGACTGGCTTCCGGGCTGGGAAGCGGATCCATATCGTTTGGAAGATCCAACGGACGCCTGCCTCAGACGGAAAGCGTCAAAAGATCGAGAGACCTGTTACGCCAAAAAGTATCGCGAGGAGTACCGGGCACTGCAGGATCTCCCCGAGCAACGCAAATGA
- a CDS encoding phospholipase effector Tle1 domain-containing protein: MTAVHFAPHCPITPFELAPDVKLFRLATLKVTLGSPAPCEEELHFGFFFDGTRNNRDNDRAREAHSNVARLADLFEVKKKPAELKQLRFSSYAAGVGTPFYNEVGDVGIGIQAVAGAAAGWGGEARINWALLQIHNHLHAHYHGRTLTDRPTDRDLVRQMSADMNAPEIQIPKLGSSGDIERELKGKYRAKGEFDRDLRACVGTLASLTAVARTNWREVNTKGRRRVLNERKAALAKALGNLPRDRKPIIKQIHLHVFGFSRGAAQARVFCNWLRDACDANGEKLSLCSIPVQIDFLGLFDTVASAGIAQSMMETIVSGHGAWAQKRWLRIPGPDLVKRCVHLVSSHEVRGSFPLDSAQGSNVDEFVYPGVHSDLGGGYEPGEQGRGCRADGTPDDSTKLSQIALAHMFREAVISGVPLMSPADAPGELQDQFKIDPDLIAAFNAYRDATDASSVSPTTTPDLIRHHYGYFLRWRHLQLGKVAAMPSVKRAPANDRTDLIQADAELAEELKWVQRYVNYENPVPDWISGHYTDWLIKGAKWIAEALASTGASVVSAVAGEVTSPAVHAAVPEAPGGPIAWLPPSGAVQGATVFSQGKRAIRIKFDSWKDVKQAWENKDVSPAIDVLFSRYAHDSRAWFKPLGDDDDVWYRKQQDKLDAVAAKAARKEAAPIMIGPMTAKMGALPPPPLSDKEQAMLETHARLKRQRQAKGQSVDAALKDPAYTSQLPQQPSGRELWPMWGYLRWRTVYDDKYMDYRANFPQLAGLDASALKRRMQELEPQLKLARSRSEALNRTLSDSARYGSIPQDLYNDLAGQFRLVQAIEEEMAAITAFMEERAN, from the coding sequence ATGACTGCCGTTCATTTCGCTCCGCACTGTCCCATTACACCGTTTGAACTCGCACCCGACGTAAAGCTCTTCAGGCTCGCAACGCTGAAGGTAACCCTTGGGAGTCCAGCTCCCTGTGAGGAAGAATTGCACTTTGGGTTCTTCTTCGACGGTACGCGCAACAACAGGGACAACGACCGGGCGAGAGAGGCACACAGTAACGTTGCAAGACTCGCCGACCTCTTCGAGGTAAAGAAAAAGCCGGCTGAACTGAAGCAACTTCGCTTCAGTAGCTATGCCGCAGGCGTCGGTACGCCTTTCTACAACGAGGTTGGCGACGTGGGGATCGGCATTCAAGCGGTCGCCGGCGCTGCCGCCGGGTGGGGCGGGGAAGCACGTATCAATTGGGCCCTGCTGCAAATCCATAACCACTTGCATGCTCATTACCACGGCCGAACATTGACTGATCGACCTACAGACCGCGATCTCGTCAGGCAGATGAGCGCGGACATGAACGCGCCAGAGATCCAGATCCCGAAACTCGGCAGCAGTGGCGATATCGAACGTGAATTGAAAGGTAAGTACCGCGCCAAAGGCGAATTCGACCGCGACCTGCGCGCATGCGTCGGCACGCTTGCCTCCCTGACTGCCGTGGCCCGTACCAACTGGCGCGAAGTCAATACCAAGGGCCGTCGTCGCGTACTCAACGAGCGCAAGGCTGCGTTGGCTAAAGCTCTGGGCAACCTGCCCAGAGACCGCAAGCCGATCATCAAGCAAATCCACCTGCACGTCTTCGGTTTCTCACGAGGGGCCGCGCAGGCGAGGGTGTTCTGCAACTGGCTGCGCGATGCCTGCGATGCGAACGGTGAAAAGCTCAGCCTGTGCAGCATCCCCGTACAGATCGACTTCCTGGGGCTGTTCGATACCGTCGCCTCCGCCGGCATCGCGCAGAGCATGATGGAAACCATCGTCTCCGGACATGGCGCCTGGGCGCAGAAGCGCTGGCTGCGCATTCCCGGCCCAGACCTAGTCAAGCGCTGCGTGCATCTGGTATCCAGCCATGAAGTACGCGGCTCCTTCCCTTTGGACAGCGCCCAAGGCAGCAACGTGGATGAATTCGTCTACCCAGGCGTGCACTCCGATCTGGGCGGGGGCTATGAGCCTGGCGAACAGGGCCGCGGCTGCCGCGCAGACGGGACGCCTGACGACAGCACCAAGCTGTCTCAGATTGCGCTGGCGCATATGTTCCGTGAGGCCGTCATCTCAGGGGTCCCGCTGATGAGCCCGGCCGATGCACCAGGCGAACTGCAGGACCAGTTCAAGATCGACCCCGACCTCATCGCCGCCTTCAACGCCTACCGCGATGCCACCGACGCCTCCAGCGTCAGTCCCACCACAACCCCGGACCTGATCCGACACCACTACGGCTACTTCCTACGCTGGCGGCATCTCCAGCTTGGCAAAGTGGCAGCCATGCCCAGCGTCAAACGCGCTCCCGCGAACGACCGCACGGACCTGATTCAGGCGGATGCCGAGCTGGCCGAGGAACTGAAATGGGTCCAACGTTACGTCAACTACGAAAACCCAGTGCCGGACTGGATCAGCGGCCATTACACCGACTGGCTGATAAAAGGCGCGAAATGGATTGCCGAGGCTTTGGCCTCGACCGGGGCTTCTGTGGTCTCCGCCGTCGCCGGTGAAGTCACAAGCCCGGCCGTACATGCGGCGGTCCCCGAAGCGCCCGGAGGACCAATCGCGTGGCTTCCGCCATCGGGAGCCGTGCAAGGCGCCACCGTGTTCTCTCAAGGCAAGAGAGCAATCCGCATCAAGTTCGATAGCTGGAAGGACGTGAAGCAAGCGTGGGAAAACAAGGATGTCTCACCTGCCATCGATGTCCTCTTCTCCCGCTACGCGCACGACTCCCGCGCCTGGTTCAAGCCACTGGGCGACGACGATGACGTCTGGTACCGCAAGCAACAGGACAAACTCGACGCGGTCGCGGCAAAAGCGGCCCGCAAGGAAGCTGCGCCCATAATGATTGGCCCGATGACGGCCAAGATGGGGGCATTGCCGCCTCCGCCATTGAGCGATAAGGAACAGGCGATGCTGGAGACACACGCACGCCTCAAGCGTCAACGCCAAGCCAAGGGCCAGTCGGTCGACGCCGCGCTGAAGGATCCGGCCTACACCAGCCAACTGCCGCAGCAGCCCAGTGGCCGGGAGCTCTGGCCAATGTGGGGCTACCTGCGGTGGCGGACGGTCTATGACGACAAGTACATGGACTACCGCGCCAACTTCCCGCAGCTCGCCGGACTGGACGCCAGCGCATTGAAAAGGCGGATGCAGGAACTGGAACCGCAGCTCAAGCTGGCGCGCTCCCGATCCGAAGCGCTTAACCGGACGCTGAGCGATTCGGCTCGTTACGGGTCGATACCACAGGACCTCTATAACGACCTGGCGGGACAGTTTCGCCTGGTGCAGGCGATAGAGGAAGAAATGGCTGCGATTACGGCGTTTATGGAGGAACGGGCCAACTAG
- a CDS encoding DUF3304 domain-containing protein, producing the protein MMFPRMLRPLFLAFLAAALFGLASCSKAEAPKHAVRDDDTLSGQIGVLNYTDVPIGVVYVNGQWAGSIVPHTGGASWTGSIAIPKKWGPAAFQIYVATA; encoded by the coding sequence ATGATGTTTCCAAGAATGCTTAGACCCCTTTTCCTTGCATTCCTAGCCGCAGCACTGTTCGGTCTGGCCTCGTGCAGCAAAGCTGAAGCGCCGAAGCACGCCGTCAGGGACGACGACACGCTTAGCGGCCAGATCGGCGTGCTCAACTACACCGACGTGCCGATCGGCGTAGTTTATGTGAATGGGCAATGGGCTGGATCGATAGTGCCACACACCGGGGGTGCCAGTTGGACAGGCAGCATTGCCATACCCAAGAAATGGGGCCCCGCCGCGTTCCAAATCTACGTTGCTACAGCATGA
- a CDS encoding type II toxin-antitoxin system RelE/ParE family toxin, giving the protein MYDGAAPGLGNAFTDEFLSVLAYLVEHPSVGSRRYAHLLPDESLRVWSFDRFPFLVFYRVSGDVLDVVRVLHERRDIVASLIRIEPGWLSADGARAQYSLNTHPLIAAKYSRSQALYRR; this is encoded by the coding sequence TTGTATGATGGTGCCGCCCCGGGCCTTGGCAATGCCTTTACCGACGAGTTTTTGAGTGTGCTGGCCTACCTGGTTGAGCATCCGAGTGTCGGTTCCCGCCGTTACGCCCACCTCTTGCCAGACGAATCGCTGCGCGTCTGGTCATTCGACCGCTTCCCCTTCCTGGTGTTCTACCGTGTGAGCGGCGACGTGCTGGACGTCGTGCGCGTTCTGCACGAGCGTCGGGACATCGTTGCGAGCCTGATTCGCATTGAGCCGGGTTGGCTGTCCGCAGACGGCGCTCGGGCTCAATACTCCCTCAACACCCATCCGCTGATCGCGGCAAAGTACTCGCGGAGCCAGGCGTTATATCGAAGGTAG
- a CDS encoding YdcF family protein has product MPLDNPATNNLKNPAVKQSTRWLRLALALVGAVLLGDAVALMGMGLFNFGITLPACIGIAFLLLALCWNGVARWRKANRRRQWLWHAGWIAFAVWLVTVGAFFYGIRSGMGTSVPAGMAVKAVVILGSGTPNCKASPTLIARLDQGLAQARRWPDARVVVSGGQDFGLQCVEADIMADYLVARGIAADRVIREGRSTSTEENLVFSRRLLEGQSVDATDPIVVVTSDFHVRRAVQIAGKAGFGKVAGVGAGTPIYLRYNAWLREYFAAISGWVLREY; this is encoded by the coding sequence ATGCCGCTCGATAATCCAGCAACCAACAACCTGAAGAACCCTGCAGTGAAACAAAGCACGCGCTGGCTACGCCTTGCCCTGGCCCTGGTCGGCGCCGTTCTGCTCGGCGATGCCGTCGCACTAATGGGGATGGGGCTGTTCAACTTCGGCATCACGTTGCCGGCGTGCATTGGCATCGCGTTCCTGCTACTCGCGTTGTGCTGGAATGGCGTCGCGCGATGGCGGAAGGCTAATCGCCGGCGGCAGTGGCTCTGGCATGCTGGATGGATAGCGTTTGCCGTGTGGCTAGTCACTGTCGGGGCGTTCTTCTATGGCATCCGCAGCGGCATGGGCACTTCCGTGCCGGCGGGGATGGCGGTGAAGGCCGTCGTCATTCTTGGCTCTGGCACGCCAAACTGCAAGGCGTCGCCAACATTGATTGCGCGGCTGGATCAGGGGCTGGCGCAGGCGCGAAGGTGGCCGGACGCCAGGGTCGTAGTGAGCGGTGGGCAGGACTTTGGGCTGCAGTGTGTCGAGGCGGACATCATGGCAGACTACCTCGTTGCGCGTGGCATCGCGGCGGACAGGGTGATTCGCGAAGGGCGCAGCACCAGTACCGAGGAGAACCTGGTGTTCAGCCGGCGATTGCTGGAGGGGCAAAGCGTTGATGCCACCGACCCCATCGTGGTGGTGACCAGCGACTTCCATGTGCGGCGGGCGGTGCAGATTGCCGGGAAGGCAGGCTTCGGCAAAGTCGCCGGAGTCGGGGCTGGAACGCCGATCTACCTTCGATATAACGCCTGGCTCCGCGAGTACTTTGCCGCGATCAGCGGATGGGTGTTGAGGGAGTATTGA
- a CDS encoding DUF6880 family protein: MSTPATLTETLTLAAVQTLADTGSFERGVAYFHDGAVSRVEEREGAVRASVRGTHRYRVQLAVAGDGGLAYSCNCPVGDEGVFCKHAVAVALAWLENSGEEVFHAEETSREKPRKKRKTYGEVIRKYVETLDKSALQDLLLEAAELDRTLRDKLLFAARTAQSDLPSMRTAVQQVTRIARPLAWNEADEYGSSLWSLADTLRQRLAGPHAADVVELTELAIAGAEKSLEQIDDSGGGVMPGILELAAVHLDACGQTRPDPLKLAERLFRLQTQGQWDTFYNVLPAYAEPLGKSGLSRYRKLVSEAWEALAPLAPGKDPDQSFETRRLHLENAMQALAQHDGDIDALVRILAKDLSSPYRFLQIAEACVKHGRPDEGLAWAERGLREPAGHVDPRLLDFCVDGYLRRGDSDEAAMLAWRRFEMDPTADRFADLMKVATAIDRHDAIRERALAHLWTLVKNEESRGKSKRRAWETPTRTELVKLFISENKADAAWDAFLGGLVATEIWPRMAAFRARSHPHDAIALYHRLLPVAADRGTRNARYDEAFEIVRAIGSLRTKLDERAEFARELEEIRDTYRAKRNFIKLLDKLS, encoded by the coding sequence ATGTCCACCCCTGCAACACTCACTGAGACTCTCACACTCGCCGCAGTTCAGACGCTTGCCGATACCGGGTCGTTCGAGCGCGGCGTGGCCTATTTCCATGATGGTGCCGTGTCCCGCGTTGAGGAACGTGAAGGCGCCGTTCGCGCCAGCGTACGCGGAACGCACCGTTACCGTGTACAGCTGGCCGTCGCTGGCGATGGCGGACTCGCCTATTCGTGCAATTGTCCGGTGGGCGATGAAGGTGTTTTCTGCAAACACGCGGTAGCGGTTGCACTCGCCTGGCTCGAAAACTCGGGAGAAGAGGTGTTCCATGCCGAAGAGACCAGCCGGGAGAAACCACGCAAGAAACGAAAGACCTACGGTGAGGTGATTCGTAAATACGTGGAAACGCTGGACAAGAGTGCGCTTCAGGATCTGCTGCTGGAGGCCGCCGAGCTTGATCGGACGTTACGCGACAAGTTGCTGTTTGCCGCACGTACAGCGCAGTCAGATTTGCCTAGCATGAGAACCGCGGTGCAGCAGGTAACGCGCATCGCCCGGCCGCTGGCCTGGAACGAGGCTGACGAATATGGCAGCAGCCTGTGGTCGCTCGCCGATACCTTGCGCCAGCGGCTTGCCGGACCGCACGCCGCGGACGTCGTCGAACTCACGGAACTGGCCATTGCCGGCGCGGAGAAGAGCCTTGAGCAGATCGACGATTCCGGCGGAGGCGTGATGCCCGGCATCCTGGAACTGGCGGCCGTCCATCTCGACGCATGCGGCCAGACCCGCCCCGACCCTTTGAAGCTTGCGGAGCGGCTGTTCCGCCTGCAGACGCAAGGGCAATGGGATACTTTCTACAATGTCTTGCCGGCTTACGCAGAACCGCTGGGCAAGAGCGGGTTGAGCCGCTATCGCAAACTCGTCAGCGAGGCATGGGAAGCGCTTGCCCCGCTTGCTCCTGGCAAAGACCCTGACCAGTCATTCGAGACGCGTCGACTGCATCTCGAGAACGCCATGCAAGCCCTGGCACAGCATGACGGCGACATCGATGCACTGGTCCGGATTCTCGCCAAGGATCTTTCAAGTCCGTACCGCTTTCTCCAGATCGCAGAAGCTTGCGTGAAACACGGACGTCCGGATGAAGGCCTCGCGTGGGCCGAGCGAGGTCTTCGTGAACCGGCCGGGCATGTCGACCCGCGCCTGCTCGACTTTTGCGTCGACGGATATCTGCGTCGCGGCGATTCCGACGAGGCCGCTATGCTCGCTTGGCGTCGCTTCGAGATGGATCCAACGGCAGACAGGTTTGCTGACCTGATGAAGGTCGCTACGGCCATCGATCGGCATGATGCGATCCGGGAGCGTGCACTGGCCCATCTGTGGACGCTCGTCAAGAATGAGGAGTCGCGCGGAAAATCGAAGCGCCGTGCGTGGGAGACGCCAACGCGCACTGAACTCGTGAAACTCTTCATCTCTGAAAACAAGGCAGATGCGGCGTGGGACGCCTTCCTCGGCGGCCTGGTGGCAACGGAAATCTGGCCGCGGATGGCGGCCTTCCGCGCTAGATCGCATCCGCATGACGCGATCGCCCTCTATCACCGACTGCTGCCGGTCGCTGCCGACCGCGGCACGCGCAACGCGCGCTATGACGAGGCATTTGAAATCGTGCGCGCCATCGGAAGCCTGCGGACAAAGTTGGACGAGCGCGCCGAGTTCGCCAGGGAACTGGAAGAGATCCGCGACACCTATCGCGCAAAGCGCAACTTCATCAAGTTGCTCGACAAGTTGTCCTGA
- a CDS encoding Wadjet anti-phage system protein JetD domain-containing protein, with protein sequence MPVSELGGALMPADLAAACRGLFERQRGDWLMGAVEGSWPKSVAVRSPSDRVAAAAPAAMRAWLSAWAAFDNGYQSAERRIRVVWRSVNWRVMGNVSLPEKILFEDADAVAACAGVSRSWEVLSRRWRSLCEVFPSVAGRRDCVKAAIIVGGWAEADFERLLSFLAWCERNPASGVYLRQLPVNGIHTKWVEARGGVIVPLLQAVMGEGGDLYQLLGVKRLPDTVRMRLLDPSLREQFGGAEDLQMPVAQWSASFKRPPKRLLIVENLATGLAIPDMQEAVVAMGLGNNGTVLEGIAWAHQARILYWGDIDTWGLHILSRVRGVFPRLQSVLMTESVLESHKDLWTEEVSQETRAASHLTDEESRLLADLQNGRWGERIRLEQERVNWASAVEELGRRWVTPVIPY encoded by the coding sequence ATGCCGGTGAGTGAGCTTGGTGGCGCGCTGATGCCGGCCGATCTGGCCGCAGCATGCAGAGGTCTTTTCGAGCGGCAACGAGGCGACTGGCTAATGGGCGCGGTCGAGGGGAGTTGGCCGAAGTCTGTGGCAGTGCGATCGCCATCGGATCGTGTGGCCGCCGCAGCGCCCGCAGCAATGCGAGCCTGGTTGTCGGCGTGGGCGGCCTTCGATAACGGTTACCAGTCGGCGGAGCGACGTATCCGCGTTGTTTGGAGATCGGTGAACTGGCGAGTGATGGGTAATGTATCGCTACCCGAGAAGATCCTGTTCGAGGACGCTGATGCAGTCGCTGCCTGCGCGGGTGTGAGTCGGTCCTGGGAGGTCTTGAGCAGGCGCTGGCGGTCACTTTGCGAAGTGTTCCCGAGCGTGGCGGGACGGCGAGATTGCGTGAAAGCGGCAATCATTGTGGGCGGGTGGGCCGAAGCCGATTTCGAGCGGCTGTTGTCGTTTCTCGCTTGGTGTGAGCGCAACCCGGCCAGCGGGGTCTACTTGCGCCAATTGCCTGTGAACGGAATACACACCAAATGGGTCGAGGCTCGGGGCGGGGTGATTGTGCCTCTGCTGCAAGCTGTGATGGGCGAGGGCGGCGATTTGTATCAATTGCTCGGAGTTAAGCGGCTGCCCGACACGGTACGAATGCGACTACTCGATCCAAGCCTGCGCGAACAGTTTGGTGGAGCAGAAGATCTTCAAATGCCAGTAGCCCAGTGGAGTGCGTCGTTCAAGCGACCACCAAAGCGCCTGCTCATCGTGGAAAATCTTGCTACAGGTCTGGCGATCCCAGACATGCAAGAAGCGGTTGTGGCAATGGGGCTCGGAAACAATGGGACCGTGCTGGAAGGGATTGCGTGGGCACATCAAGCGCGCATTCTCTATTGGGGCGACATCGATACCTGGGGCCTACATATACTGTCGAGAGTGCGCGGAGTTTTCCCCCGATTGCAGTCAGTGCTAATGACAGAGTCTGTATTGGAATCACACAAGGACCTCTGGACGGAGGAGGTATCTCAGGAGACCAGAGCAGCTTCGCACCTCACTGACGAAGAGTCTCGACTGCTCGCAGATCTCCAGAATGGGCGTTGGGGAGAGCGGATTCGTTTGGAACAGGAGCGAGTCAACTGGGCTAGCGCCGTTGAAGAGCTGGGTCGCCGTTGGGTCACTCCCGTAATTCCGTATTGA